GGAAAAAATAATATTTTTTGTTTTGCGATTAAAGATTCTAAATCATTTTTTAGATAAATAGCATCATCTCGTGAGGAAAGTATGATCAGTTTATCTCTTTTACTTAACTCATGTAAAGCGCTGATGAAAAAGGATTTGGAAGATGCTTTTAGCCCTGCTACCGATACTTTTAGCTGGCTATAATCATGAATTAATGCGCTAAGCTTTTGTAGGTTGTCTGTTGACTTATATCTGGATATTATTTGCTCGAAACTCAAATCTGACTACTAAAAATGATTAAATAATCGCAAAGTTACGCTTATTCATTATTCCTCCTTGCTTCTCATTAGCTTGAAAATAAAGATATTTGCTGCTGATTAGATTATACATCCTTTATGGCAAAAAAACGCTCATTTAAAAAATTCCTGACCAAACTCCTGAAAAGAGTTTTCATTTTCTTTTTTGCCTCAACCCTATTGGTCACTATCGTTTATAAATGGATTCCACCTCCACTTACTCCCTTAATGCTTATTCGATTAGTAGAGCAAAAGAAAGCGGATCAAAAACTGAAACTTGCAAAGGATTGGGTGTCACTGAAAAATATATCTCAAAACATGCCTTTAGCCGTATTGGTCTGTGAAGATCAAAATTTCATGAATCATCATGGTTTTGACCTTGAATCGATAAAGAAAGCCAATCAGGATAATAAAAAAGGAAAGCGCAAGAGAGGAGCCAGTACGATTTCACAGCAAACAGCAAAAAACGTTTTTCTGTGGCCTGAAAGCTCCTGGTTACGAAAAGGCTTGGAAGTATATTTCACAACATTAATTGAAGTAATTTGGGGTAAAGAACGCATCATGGAAGTTTACCTCAATGTGATTGAAATGGGAGATGGTATTTATGGTGCAGAAAAAGCATCTCAAGTTTATTTCAAAAAGAAAGCATCTGATTTAAATAGAAATCAGGCAGCCTTGATAGCCGTATGTCTGCCAAATCCAAGAAAAATGAGCCCATCAAAAATTACAACATATAGGGTTAAACGACAGGTTTGGGCACTTACACAAATGAGTTATTTTGATTACCTGGATTTTGAAAAAAAAGCAAAAAAGGCAAAAAAATCAAAAAGAAACAATGATTGATTGAATGCATGAGCAGTTGGAAAAGTGCAAATGAAAGTTTTTTCATTCTTTTTCAATTCTCTAAATTTCTTTAAAAAAAAACAAGCTTAGTAATTTGTTAAAACCTGAATAGGAAACAACATGCTCAATTTATATTTATGGACAGCAATAATTTGGATAATTATCCTTGTAATTGGAATTGCTATGCGAAAAAAATGGCTGGGAAAAAACTTTTTGCGCCTGGCCTATATTCTTTTAATTCTGATTTTACTGGAAGGAGTTTGTTTGCTTGCCTTAAAAATTAAAAGTGGATATTGGCTTTTTAATGAAAAATACAATCTGAATGCAGAGCTATTTGAACCCCATCCTTATTTGGTGGGTGTTCCCAAAAAGAATGCGGAATTAAGAGTAAACGGAATTACATATAGCAATAATGCTGAAGGCTTTCGCGGAAAAGAGTTTGAGAAGGCTAAATCAAAAACACGCATTGTTGCTGTTGGAGGTTCAACAACCTATGGTACAAGTGTAAATGATTGGGAAACCTGGCCAGCCTACTTAGATAGTATTATGGGCGCAGATTATGAGGTCTTGAATTTTGGGATTTCAGGTCATTCAACGGTAGAGCACATTATTCAATCGAGTTTTATATTGCCTGAATACAAACCCGATGTTGTTTTGGTTCATTGCGGATTGAATGATCTTCGATCAGCCTATATTGAGGATCTTGCATGCGATTACAGTGATTTTCATGCACCTAATTTATTTGGCGCATTGGGTTTTTGTCCATTGAATAAACTACCTCGACTTGCCATCATAAGAGCTGGAGTTTTAATATTGCAAAAAGTAAAATTATATCCGGAATGCACCTATTATCAAACAGCAGTTAGGCAGGATTCAAGCCTTATGGCTTTAGAACGTGCGCTGGAACTTTATGAACGAAACTTAACTACTTTATCGGCTATCCTTAACAAACAGGGCGTAGAGCTTGTATTTGTTCCTCAACTATTGCACAAAGATGCTATCGAGGGAAATAAATTGAAATGGTGGATTCCCTATGTTGAAGATGATCAACTTCTTGGATTAATTGCTGATTATAATAAGTGCATGAAAGAAGTTGCCATTAAGGAGTCAGGAGCTTTTGCAGATGCCGTTCTGGACTATAATTGGAAGGGTGCTGATTTTGTTGACCCAAGCCATCTGAATGCTGATGCTAACCTAAGGTTTGCAGAAATAATCAGCCATTATATTAAACATGATCGGGATACAATTGAATTTGCTAATCAGAAATAATGAAGAAATATTTGTATACAGCACTACTTGTGCTTTTCTCTTTTAGTCAGCTATTTTCACAGCCTGAAGGTGTAAGTTTTGAACTTAATTATACTGGCAAAACGTCTGGTGATGTTTTAAAATTAACGGTTACCAATTCTGGTGATAAATTATACTATCAAAACATTAGTCCATTTTTGCTCAACCCAGGAAAAGCTTCTCAAGCATTGTTAATTCCTTTTGGGCAAATTGTCAATGTAAAAGCACACGAATCAAAAACAATTTATTTGAAAGGATATTCGGTATTTCCTGATCGTTCGAATAATGACAATACAGAGGCCAACATTAATACTGATTATGTTTTAAAGGCAATAAGTGAAAAACAAAAGTCATATGAACGTTTTTTCAAAGACACCACTACCTATACCATTCGAAAAGTGAATTTGTCAGAATTAATTCCTTTTGACTACATACTCACTACACCCGGCACATTCAAAATGCTTGCTTATACATTTGATGTTGAGAAAAATGATGATTTGGCCACCGTATTGTTAGTGGAACAAGCGCAGCGTATTGCCAAAGCATATGATCGATTGTATACTGCTGGAAGGATAGTAACACAT
Above is a window of Bacteroidota bacterium DNA encoding:
- the mtgA gene encoding monofunctional biosynthetic peptidoglycan transglycosylase — translated: MAKKRSFKKFLTKLLKRVFIFFFASTLLVTIVYKWIPPPLTPLMLIRLVEQKKADQKLKLAKDWVSLKNISQNMPLAVLVCEDQNFMNHHGFDLESIKKANQDNKKGKRKRGASTISQQTAKNVFLWPESSWLRKGLEVYFTTLIEVIWGKERIMEVYLNVIEMGDGIYGAEKASQVYFKKKASDLNRNQAALIAVCLPNPRKMSPSKITTYRVKRQVWALTQMSYFDYLDFEKKAKKAKKSKRNND